In Sneathia sanguinegens, the following proteins share a genomic window:
- the glyQ gene encoding glycine--tRNA ligase subunit alpha produces MTFQNIILTLQKYWEKQGCVLANPYDVENGAGTFNPDTFLMSLGPEDWSVAYVEPSRRPKDGRYGENPNRVYQHHQFQVLMKPSPDNIQELYLKSLEALGIDLKEHDVRFVEDNWESPTLGAWGLGWEVWLDGMEITQFTYFQQVGGLEVEITPVEITYGLERIALYLQNKDNVYELDWSETVKYGERRYQYEYEMSKYSFEISDSEMNFKLFDMYEKEAKNCLKNKLVLPAYDYVLKCSHTFNNLDARGSIGTTERMAYILRVRELAKKCAEIFVENRKALGFPLLKKGDKQ; encoded by the coding sequence ATGACTTTTCAAAATATAATATTAACACTTCAAAAATATTGGGAAAAACAAGGTTGTGTTTTAGCTAATCCTTATGATGTAGAAAATGGTGCAGGAACATTTAATCCAGATACCTTTTTAATGTCATTGGGACCAGAAGATTGGAGTGTTGCTTATGTTGAACCATCAAGAAGACCAAAAGATGGAAGATATGGAGAAAATCCAAATAGGGTTTATCAACATCATCAATTTCAAGTTTTGATGAAACCATCTCCAGATAATATACAAGAACTTTATTTAAAAAGTTTGGAAGCATTAGGAATAGATCTTAAGGAACATGATGTTAGATTTGTAGAAGATAACTGGGAATCACCAACTTTAGGAGCTTGGGGGCTTGGTTGGGAAGTTTGGCTTGATGGAATGGAAATTACACAATTTACATACTTTCAACAAGTTGGAGGCTTAGAAGTAGAAATAACACCAGTAGAAATAACTTATGGTTTAGAAAGAATTGCACTTTATTTACAAAATAAAGACAATGTATATGAACTTGATTGGTCAGAAACTGTTAAATATGGTGAAAGAAGATATCAATATGAATATGAAATGTCAAAATATAGTTTTGAAATAAGTGATAGTGAAATGAATTTCAAATTGTTTGATATGTATGAAAAAGAAGCAAAAAATTGTTTGAAAAATAAGTTGGTATTACCAGCCTATGATTATGTACTTAAATGCTCACATACATTTAATAATTTAGATGCTAGAGGTTCTATAGGTACTACAGAAAGAATGGCATATATTTTAAGAGTTAGAGAATTGGCGAAAAAATGTGCAGAAATTTTTGTTGAAAATAGAAAAGCTTTAGGTTTTCCATTATTAAAAAAAGGAGATAAACAATGA
- the glyS gene encoding glycine--tRNA ligase subunit beta translates to MNFLFELGVEELPSRYVDISEKALKDKMIKFLNEERIKFSKIESFSTPRRLAFVIQDLAEKQEDLNEVKLGPNYAVAIKDGKATKALLGFLAANNLKENEYKLIDTAKGKYVQIQKFIKGKNTVDILPEILEKALKSLEFERTMKWGRHEFRFVRPIKWIVALLGKNILDFNFEGIKAGNKTRGIRVFASQDIEIDEITNYEKLLEQNYVIVNHEKRRQMIIDSIHKNCDSSDKKTQIDEKLLEEVTNLVEYPYAILGSFDEAYLALPEDLITITMKTHQRYFPVRYMDGKLANNFVVIRNAPFYSESVKLGNEKVIIPRLADSKFFFDEDLKNKLSANVEKLKNVMFQKDMGTIYEKMQRMQEIAKYMGANEDALRAIYLEKADLVSNVINEKEFTQLQGLMGSIYAIKTGENEIVSKAIREHYLPRFKGDILPSTFEGTIASIADKLDTSIGAFCVDLKPTGSKDPYAIRRATQGICYVALNKKLDIDYMKLIEKAYEIFNSMKEVTNKKALEEYKIYFKQRLETILAETYSKDLILYVINTETNFSKIITKLEKLKELAKVEKFTSLINVLKRIKNIVKDSKSIEINEALFKEKAEYNLKDILNSLKDKNFSETIDILINSEKDINEFFDTVKINVDEKAISDNRLALLNNLLKLVGNIIEI, encoded by the coding sequence ATGAATTTTTTATTTGAATTAGGAGTTGAAGAATTACCATCAAGATATGTGGATATATCTGAAAAAGCTCTTAAAGATAAGATGATTAAATTTTTAAATGAAGAGAGAATAAAATTTTCTAAAATTGAATCTTTTAGTACACCAAGAAGATTAGCTTTTGTAATTCAAGATTTAGCTGAAAAACAAGAAGATTTGAATGAAGTTAAATTAGGACCTAACTATGCTGTAGCTATAAAAGACGGAAAGGCAACAAAAGCTTTATTAGGCTTTTTAGCAGCAAATAATTTGAAAGAAAATGAATATAAGCTAATTGATACAGCTAAAGGTAAATATGTACAAATACAAAAATTTATAAAAGGTAAAAATACAGTGGATATTTTACCAGAAATTTTGGAAAAGGCATTAAAATCATTAGAATTTGAAAGAACAATGAAATGGGGAAGACATGAATTTAGATTTGTCAGACCTATAAAGTGGATAGTTGCTTTGCTTGGAAAAAATATTCTTGACTTTAATTTTGAAGGTATTAAAGCAGGTAATAAGACAAGAGGAATAAGAGTATTTGCAAGTCAAGATATAGAAATTGATGAAATAACTAATTATGAAAAATTATTAGAACAAAATTATGTTATAGTAAATCATGAAAAAAGAAGACAAATGATTATAGATAGTATACATAAAAATTGTGATAGTTCTGATAAAAAGACACAAATTGATGAAAAATTATTAGAAGAAGTTACTAATTTAGTAGAATATCCTTATGCTATTTTAGGAAGTTTTGATGAAGCATATTTGGCTTTACCTGAAGATTTGATAACTATAACTATGAAAACTCATCAAAGATATTTCCCGGTAAGATATATGGATGGAAAACTTGCAAATAATTTTGTTGTTATTAGAAATGCACCATTTTATTCAGAAAGTGTTAAATTAGGAAATGAAAAAGTAATAATTCCGAGATTAGCAGATTCAAAATTCTTCTTTGATGAAGATTTAAAGAATAAATTAAGTGCTAATGTTGAAAAATTAAAAAATGTAATGTTCCAAAAAGATATGGGAACTATTTATGAAAAAATGCAAAGAATGCAAGAAATTGCAAAATATATGGGAGCAAATGAAGATGCTTTGAGAGCTATTTATTTGGAAAAGGCAGACTTAGTTTCTAATGTAATAAATGAAAAAGAATTTACACAATTACAAGGGTTGATGGGTTCTATTTATGCAATTAAAACTGGAGAAAATGAAATTGTATCAAAGGCTATTAGAGAACATTATTTACCAAGATTCAAGGGAGATATATTACCAAGTACCTTTGAGGGAACTATAGCTTCTATAGCAGATAAATTAGATACAAGTATAGGTGCTTTTTGTGTAGATTTAAAACCTACAGGTTCAAAAGATCCTTATGCAATAAGAAGAGCAACACAAGGTATATGCTATGTAGCCTTGAATAAAAAGCTAGATATTGATTATATGAAATTGATAGAAAAAGCTTATGAAATTTTCAATTCTATGAAAGAAGTAACTAATAAAAAGGCTTTGGAAGAATATAAGATATATTTCAAACAAAGATTAGAAACTATTTTAGCAGAAACATATTCAAAAGATTTAATTTTATATGTAATTAATACTGAAACAAATTTCAGTAAAATTATAACAAAATTAGAAAAATTAAAGGAATTAGCTAAAGTAGAAAAATTCACTAGCCTTATAAATGTTCTTAAAAGAATAAAAAATATAGTTAAAGATAGTAAGAGTATAGAAATAAATGAGGCTTTATTTAAAGAAAAAGCAGAATATAATTTGAAAGATATTTTAAATTCATTAAAGGACAAGAATTTTTCTGAAACTATAGATATTTTAATAAATAGTGAAAAAGATATAAATGAATTTTTTGATACTGTAAAAATAAATGTAGATGAAAAAGCTATTTCTGATAATAGATTAGCCCTACTTAATAATTTACTTAAGTTAGTAGGAAATATTATTGAAATATAG
- the ruvB gene encoding Holliday junction branch migration DNA helicase RuvB — protein sequence MGEDRFTDLSEHIEDSGLSNNLRPKNFDEYIGQEKLKAAMKLYIQAAKLRNEPMDHILLYGPPGLGKTSLAYVVANEMNKNIKITSGPVLEKSGDLASILTALEDGDVLFIDEIHRLNTSVEEILYPAMEDGEIDILIGKGHGAKSIRIDLPKFTLIGATTNAGKLSKPLRDRFGVSHRMEFYTIDELSSIIKRGAKILEIPYEDTAIEIMAKRSRGTPRLANRILKRARDYAMIKGKGIIDEASVMGILNMLEIDEYGLDSMDRRIINKIIENYNGGPVGLETLSLLLGEDKRTVEEVYEPYLVKNGLIKRTARGRVVTEKAYKHLGLKGE from the coding sequence ATGGGAGAAGATAGATTTACAGACTTATCAGAACATATTGAAGATAGTGGACTTAGTAATAATCTTAGACCAAAAAACTTTGATGAATATATAGGACAAGAAAAATTAAAAGCGGCTATGAAATTATATATCCAAGCAGCAAAATTGAGAAATGAACCCATGGATCATATTTTACTATATGGTCCTCCTGGTTTGGGGAAAACTTCACTTGCCTATGTTGTTGCAAATGAAATGAATAAAAATATAAAAATAACTTCAGGACCAGTTTTAGAAAAATCCGGAGATTTGGCATCTATTTTAACAGCTTTAGAAGATGGAGATGTTCTATTTATAGATGAAATTCATAGATTAAATACAAGTGTAGAAGAAATACTTTATCCGGCAATGGAAGATGGAGAAATAGATATACTTATTGGAAAAGGACATGGAGCTAAAAGTATAAGAATAGATTTACCTAAATTTACTTTGATAGGAGCTACAACTAATGCTGGGAAGTTATCTAAACCTTTAAGGGATAGATTTGGAGTTTCTCATAGAATGGAATTCTATACAATTGATGAACTTTCTAGTATAATAAAAAGAGGAGCTAAAATTTTAGAAATACCTTATGAAGATACAGCAATAGAAATTATGGCAAAAAGAAGTAGAGGTACACCAAGACTTGCAAATAGAATATTAAAAAGAGCAAGAGATTATGCCATGATCAAAGGAAAAGGTATAATAGATGAAGCATCTGTTATGGGTATATTGAATATGCTAGAAATTGATGAATATGGTTTAGATTCAATGGATAGAAGAATAATAAATAAAATAATAGAAAACTATAATGGAGGGCCTGTTGGGCTAGAAACTTTATCTTTATTACTTGGTGAAGATAAAAGAACAGTTGAAGAAGTATACGAGCCTTATTTAGTGAAAAATGGTTTAATTAAAAGAACAGCAAGAGGTCGTGTTGTAACAGAAAAGGCATATAAGCATTTAGGCTTAAAAGGTGAATGA
- a CDS encoding RsmE family RNA methyltransferase, with product MLSIVVDKKQINEDFVIISNIKDIRHLINVYRLNVGDYFRVTDGEYQYICKIFKVSKKEILAKIENKDEDIYSLNINIDVAIGLIKNDKMSLLIKKLTEIGVRNIIPLKTERVVVKIDNSKSKWSDIVTESMKQCRAVKRTNISEITNLRQIDFSSYDKVIYLYEKSLENKKITEVISSEDKNILCIIGPEGGFTKNECNILDDKNAIQISLGNRILRAETAAIVVCAILSHSYGY from the coding sequence ATGTTAAGTATAGTCGTTGATAAAAAACAAATAAATGAAGATTTTGTTATAATATCCAACATTAAAGACATTAGACATTTAATTAATGTTTATAGACTTAATGTTGGTGATTATTTCCGAGTTACTGATGGAGAATATCAATATATTTGCAAGATATTTAAGGTATCAAAAAAGGAAATCTTAGCTAAAATTGAAAATAAAGATGAGGATATATATAGTTTAAATATTAATATTGATGTAGCAATAGGACTTATAAAAAATGATAAGATGAGTTTACTAATAAAAAAATTAACAGAGATAGGAGTTAGAAATATAATTCCTTTGAAAACTGAAAGAGTAGTTGTTAAAATTGATAATAGTAAAAGTAAGTGGTCTGATATTGTTACTGAAAGTATGAAACAATGTAGAGCAGTTAAAAGAACTAATATTAGTGAAATAACAAATTTAAGACAGATAGATTTTAGTTCTTATGATAAAGTAATATATTTATATGAAAAATCTTTAGAAAATAAAAAAATAACTGAAGTAATTTCATCTGAAGATAAAAATATATTGTGCATAATAGGACCTGAAGGTGGCTTTACAAAAAATGAATGTAATATTTTAGATGATAAAAATGCTATTCAAATAAGTTTGGGGAATAGAATATTAAGGGCAGAAACAGCAGCAATAGTTGTTTGTGCAATTTTGTCGCATAGTTATGGATATTAA
- the rsfS gene encoding ribosome silencing factor: MLDIKLRLDKIVSAIEDKKGMDIKVYPMEGKTPFYDYSILCTGSSKRNISAIVDAIKDNLDVVKSVEGLEDSEWVLIDGEDIIVNVFTKEAREYYELDGFYGEI, encoded by the coding sequence ATGTTAGATATAAAATTAAGATTAGACAAAATAGTTTCAGCAATTGAAGATAAAAAAGGAATGGATATTAAAGTTTATCCTATGGAAGGGAAAACACCTTTTTATGATTATTCAATACTTTGTACTGGGAGTTCAAAAAGAAATATTTCAGCTATAGTTGATGCAATAAAGGATAATTTAGATGTGGTTAAATCTGTAGAAGGTTTAGAAGATAGTGAATGGGTTTTAATAGATGGAGAAGATATAATAGTTAATGTATTCACAAAAGAAGCAAGAGAATATTATGAATTAGATGGATTTTATGGAGAAATTTAA
- the mrdA gene encoding penicillin-binding protein 2, giving the protein MKAKRVMDTEDEGKRTTYFIFIVGAIFLLLILRLFYLQILNGDMYREKAVKNSLRENIVKASRGKIYDRNGVVLADNSTGYKIIHFDTKTMSVEEKNILKQMFLNDKREYNTLKPKQKSKLDEIYFDISYISKISNTSFDEILDTFYKTPIMGVDKEITVVDDIPQDLAMREVEKLPNDRIDIVEYNKRSYPFGKLASHILGYVKLISSDEYKTLKDSGYLVDDLIGKKGIEKQYDKQLKGINGQEFVEVDVKGNVIKKIDETTAIGGDNIYLSIDSDLQSYMTDVFAGAPGAFIAIDVNTGKILTFVSSPEIDSNLLSSKINQNDWNNLVNSKSTPLVNKGISGLYPPGSTFKAVTGISFLESGINVNEGINSTGSFTYGGVTFRDAHSVGHGFTNFYKSIEQSVNSYYYNFIMRIPRDNFFRIAREFGIGQKTGIDLFGEQDGLLPTPDWKKKKFKKRQQQVWLPGDMINMSIGQGYLLLTPMQVLMIYQTIANDGVMLYPTLVDRFVDAQGNSKNNETKIRKKLNVNINSIREMQKALRLPVVGAGGTAKVLQLPYVTVAAKTGTAQNAGGNNHSWIAGYFPADKPKIAFVALVENGGYGGVAAGQKARAFIERYYKKGEQEIDGRK; this is encoded by the coding sequence ATGAAAGCTAAAAGAGTTATGGATACTGAAGATGAAGGTAAAAGAACTACTTATTTTATCTTCATAGTAGGTGCAATATTTCTATTATTAATTTTAAGATTATTTTATCTTCAAATTTTAAATGGAGATATGTATAGAGAAAAAGCAGTAAAAAATAGCTTGAGAGAAAATATTGTAAAAGCTAGTAGAGGAAAAATTTATGATAGAAATGGAGTTGTTTTAGCGGATAATAGTACAGGTTATAAAATAATACATTTTGATACTAAAACTATGAGTGTAGAAGAAAAAAATATATTAAAACAAATGTTTTTGAATGATAAAAGAGAATATAATACACTTAAACCTAAGCAAAAAAGTAAATTAGATGAAATATATTTTGATATTTCATATATTTCTAAAATATCAAATACAAGCTTTGATGAAATTTTAGATACTTTTTATAAGACACCAATTATGGGAGTTGATAAGGAAATTACTGTAGTTGATGATATACCTCAAGACTTAGCTATGAGAGAAGTAGAAAAATTGCCAAATGATAGAATTGATATAGTTGAGTATAATAAAAGAAGTTATCCATTTGGAAAATTAGCTTCTCATATTTTGGGTTATGTAAAATTGATTTCATCAGATGAGTATAAAACTTTAAAAGATAGTGGATATTTAGTTGATGATTTGATTGGGAAAAAAGGAATAGAAAAACAATATGACAAGCAACTAAAGGGTATTAATGGTCAGGAATTTGTAGAAGTTGATGTAAAAGGAAATGTTATAAAAAAAATAGATGAAACAACTGCTATAGGTGGAGATAATATATACTTATCAATAGATAGTGATTTACAAAGCTATATGACTGATGTCTTTGCAGGAGCACCCGGTGCTTTCATTGCAATAGATGTTAATACAGGTAAAATATTGACCTTTGTTAGTTCACCAGAGATAGACTCAAATTTATTAAGCTCAAAAATAAATCAAAATGATTGGAATAATTTAGTTAATTCTAAATCAACACCTTTGGTTAATAAGGGAATATCTGGACTATACCCACCTGGTTCAACATTTAAGGCAGTTACAGGAATTTCTTTTTTGGAATCAGGTATAAATGTTAATGAAGGTATAAATTCAACAGGATCATTTACATATGGAGGAGTAACATTTAGAGATGCTCATTCTGTAGGACATGGATTCACAAATTTCTATAAATCAATAGAACAATCAGTAAATTCATATTACTATAATTTTATAATGCGTATACCTAGAGATAATTTCTTTAGAATCGCTAGAGAATTTGGTATAGGTCAAAAGACAGGAATAGATCTTTTTGGAGAACAAGATGGTTTGTTACCAACACCAGATTGGAAGAAAAAGAAATTTAAGAAAAGACAACAACAAGTTTGGTTACCGGGAGATATGATAAATATGTCTATAGGTCAAGGTTATTTATTACTTACACCTATGCAAGTTCTTATGATATATCAAACAATAGCAAATGATGGAGTAATGTTGTATCCAACATTAGTAGATAGATTTGTAGATGCCCAAGGTAACTCTAAAAATAATGAAACAAAAATAAGAAAAAAATTAAATGTAAATATAAATTCAATAAGAGAAATGCAAAAAGCTTTGAGATTACCAGTAGTAGGAGCTGGAGGAACAGCAAAAGTATTACAATTACCTTATGTAACGGTAGCAGCTAAAACAGGTACAGCACAAAATGCTGGGGGGAATAATCATTCATGGATAGCAGGATATTTCCCAGCAGATAAACCAAAAATAGCCTTTGTAGCCTTAGTAGAAAATGGAGGTTATGGTGGAGTAGCTGCAGGTCAAAAAGCTAGAGCTTTTATTGAAAGATACTACAAGAAAGGAGAACAAGAAATAGATGGAAGAAAATAA
- a CDS encoding ribonuclease J produces the protein MEENKVKLSKKLQELTSMPKTVKNKIVKRTIRKKRPVDDEGTSTEKTYVIPLGGLEEVGKNMTAFMYKDEMIIVDAGLSFPSDEHLGIDLIIPNLSFLEANVSKIKALLITHGHEDHIGAIPYLYQKLGNSIEMYGTKLSIALAKSKFERKDIKKPKVHTVVPKKVIKISKYFTAEFISITHSIADACAICIRTPGATIVHTGDFKIDLSPVKGEGFDFASLSKLGEKGVDLLLADSTNALVPGYTPSEKSVGKNIAEEVSKAKGRVILAAFASHVHRIQQIINVAAQFGRKIAIDGRSMLKIFDICEKLGYLDVPKDIMIDITQAEKMQEDKVMIICTGTQGEPLAALSRIANGTHKYITLRENDTVIISSTPIPGNEKATSKNVNQLLKKQADVVFERSVGVHVSGHASQEELKLMLNLVKPTFFMPVHGEYSMLKKHRELAILTGVKPENVILAENGFKMELTHDTFKVVDKVPAGLTLIDGSRINDVGNSVLKDRQSMADDGIFVANIPLYKTGKFGENIEIVTKGFVYVKNAEQLLSDAKEMIKLELNNIEGKNISDKAKIKQILRKKISDYLYKKTDRSPMILPIILEV, from the coding sequence ATGGAAGAAAATAAGGTTAAATTATCAAAAAAACTACAAGAATTAACTTCTATGCCTAAAACAGTTAAAAATAAAATTGTAAAAAGAACAATTAGAAAAAAAAGACCTGTAGATGATGAAGGAACTAGTACAGAAAAAACTTATGTAATTCCTCTAGGAGGTTTAGAAGAAGTTGGAAAAAATATGACAGCATTTATGTACAAAGATGAAATGATAATAGTAGATGCAGGTTTATCTTTTCCATCTGATGAACATTTGGGTATAGATTTAATTATACCTAATTTATCATTTTTAGAAGCAAATGTTAGTAAAATAAAAGCTTTATTAATTACACATGGGCATGAAGATCATATAGGTGCTATACCTTATTTATATCAAAAATTAGGTAATAGTATAGAAATGTATGGTACAAAATTATCTATTGCCTTAGCAAAATCAAAGTTTGAAAGAAAAGACATAAAAAAACCTAAGGTACATACAGTAGTACCAAAAAAAGTTATTAAAATATCAAAATATTTTACAGCTGAATTTATAAGTATAACACATAGTATTGCAGATGCCTGTGCAATTTGTATAAGAACACCAGGAGCTACTATAGTACATACTGGAGATTTTAAAATTGATTTATCACCAGTAAAAGGTGAAGGTTTTGACTTTGCAAGTTTATCAAAATTAGGAGAAAAAGGGGTAGACTTATTACTTGCTGATAGTACAAATGCCTTAGTTCCAGGTTATACACCTTCAGAAAAATCTGTAGGTAAAAATATAGCTGAAGAGGTATCAAAAGCAAAGGGTAGAGTTATACTTGCAGCATTTGCATCACATGTTCATAGAATACAACAAATAATAAATGTTGCAGCACAATTTGGGAGAAAAATTGCTATTGACGGTAGAAGTATGCTAAAGATATTTGATATTTGTGAAAAATTAGGATATTTAGATGTGCCAAAAGATATAATGATAGATATAACACAGGCAGAAAAAATGCAAGAAGATAAGGTTATGATTATTTGTACAGGAACACAAGGAGAACCTTTAGCAGCCTTATCAAGAATTGCAAATGGAACACACAAATATATAACTTTAAGGGAAAATGATACTGTTATAATTTCATCAACACCTATACCGGGTAATGAAAAGGCTACAAGTAAAAATGTAAATCAATTATTAAAAAAACAAGCAGATGTAGTCTTTGAAAGATCGGTTGGAGTTCATGTTTCAGGGCATGCAAGTCAAGAAGAATTAAAATTAATGTTAAATTTGGTTAAGCCAACATTCTTTATGCCTGTGCATGGAGAATATAGCATGTTAAAAAAACATAGAGAACTTGCTATATTAACAGGTGTAAAACCAGAAAATGTAATACTTGCAGAAAATGGGTTTAAAATGGAATTAACTCATGATACTTTTAAAGTAGTAGATAAGGTCCCAGCAGGACTTACCTTAATAGATGGTAGTAGAATTAATGATGTGGGAAATAGTGTATTGAAAGATAGACAAAGCATGGCAGACGATGGTATCTTTGTTGCAAATATTCCTTTGTATAAAACAGGTAAATTTGGAGAAAATATAGAAATAGTAACAAAAGGTTTTGTTTATGTAAAAAATGCAGAACAACTTTTGTCAGATGCAAAAGAAATGATAAAATTAGAACTCAATAATATAGAAGGTAAAAATATTTCTGATAAAGCAAAGATAAAACAAATATTGAGAAAGAAAATATCAGATTATCTGTATAAAAAAACAGATAGATCACCTATGATATTACCGATAATTCTTGAGGTATAG